From Rutidosis leptorrhynchoides isolate AG116_Rl617_1_P2 chromosome 3, CSIRO_AGI_Rlap_v1, whole genome shotgun sequence, a single genomic window includes:
- the LOC139898841 gene encoding transcription factor TGA1-like isoform X1, with protein MTEMATSTQFATSRRMGIYDPLHHINMWDDNPFECNISQNTVPSSISQVDTMLANKTEYHPQESIGASLDQSAKNMSDKMQRRLAQNREAARKSRLRKKAYVKQLETGRLKLAQLEQELERTRQQRAYGGLLNTNNGLLLSTNVNPGIVAFEMAYDLWVADLQKKNNELKEILQSHVSELELRIFVDSGLNHYYELFRMKANAAKADAFYLMNGSWRTPMERFFQWLGGPRPSELLYMLMPQLEPLTDAQLMSISIMKHSCRQAEDALTTGMEKLQQTLTQGITIDITGAGTYTTQMTLAMERLEGIENFLNQADHLRKQVLIQMAKCLTAHQAARGLLALGEYFERLRALSSLWSARSREPTS; from the exons ATGACAG AAATGGCAACATCAACACAATTTGCAACTTCAAGAAGGATGGGTATTTACGACCCGCTTCATCATATTAACATGTGGGACGACAACCCGTTTGAATGTAATATCAGCCAGAATACAGTGCCTTCTTCGATCTCCCAAGTCGATACAATGTTAGCCAACAAG ACAGAGTACCATCCTCAGGAATCAATAGGAGCTTCATTAGATCAATCAGCAAAAAACATGTCTGATAAG ATGCAAAGAAGATTAGCCCAAAACCGTGAAGCTGCACGCAAAAGTCGCTTGAGGAAAAAG GCATACGTAAAACAACTTGAAACAGGACGTTTAAAGTTGGCACAACTAGAGCAAGAACTAGAGAGAACTCGACAACAG CGTGCATATGGTGGTTTGCTAAATACAAACAACGGTCTATTATTATCTACTAACGTCAACCCAG GTATCGTTGCATTTGAAATGGCGTATGATTTGTGGGTTGCTGATCTGCAAAAAAAGAACAATGAACTTAAGGAGATATTGCAAAGTCATGTTAGCGAATTAGAGCTTCGTATATTTGTAGACAGTGGATTGAATCATTACTACGAGCTTTTTCGAATGAAAGCAAATGCTGCAAAAGCGGATGCGTTTTATTTGATGAACGGTTCGTGGAGAACCCCTATGGAAAGGTTTTTTCAATGGCTCGGAGGACCACGACCGTCTGAGCTCCTATAT ATGCTAATGCCACAACTTGAGCCGTTAACGGATGCACAACTCATGAGTATATCGATTATGAAACACTCTTGTAGACAAGCTGAGGACGCGTTGACTACAGGAATGGAAAAGCTTCAACAGACGTTAACACAAGGCATTACAATCGACATAACTGGAGCTGGAACTTACACTACGCAAATGACTTTAGCCATGGAGAGGCTCGAAGGAATCGAAAATTTCCTAAACCAG GCGGATCACCTACGAAAACAAGTGTTGATACAGATGGCTAAATGCTTAACCGCACATCAAGCTGCAAGAGGGTTGCTAGCGTTGGGTGAATATTTTGAACGTCTCCGAGCACTAAGTTCACTTTGGTCAGCTCGTTCTCGTGAACCCACAAGCTAG
- the LOC139898841 gene encoding transcription factor TGA1-like isoform X2 yields the protein MATSTQFATSRRMGIYDPLHHINMWDDNPFECNISQNTVPSSISQVDTMLANKTEYHPQESIGASLDQSAKNMSDKMQRRLAQNREAARKSRLRKKAYVKQLETGRLKLAQLEQELERTRQQRAYGGLLNTNNGLLLSTNVNPGIVAFEMAYDLWVADLQKKNNELKEILQSHVSELELRIFVDSGLNHYYELFRMKANAAKADAFYLMNGSWRTPMERFFQWLGGPRPSELLYMLMPQLEPLTDAQLMSISIMKHSCRQAEDALTTGMEKLQQTLTQGITIDITGAGTYTTQMTLAMERLEGIENFLNQADHLRKQVLIQMAKCLTAHQAARGLLALGEYFERLRALSSLWSARSREPTS from the exons ATGGCAACATCAACACAATTTGCAACTTCAAGAAGGATGGGTATTTACGACCCGCTTCATCATATTAACATGTGGGACGACAACCCGTTTGAATGTAATATCAGCCAGAATACAGTGCCTTCTTCGATCTCCCAAGTCGATACAATGTTAGCCAACAAG ACAGAGTACCATCCTCAGGAATCAATAGGAGCTTCATTAGATCAATCAGCAAAAAACATGTCTGATAAG ATGCAAAGAAGATTAGCCCAAAACCGTGAAGCTGCACGCAAAAGTCGCTTGAGGAAAAAG GCATACGTAAAACAACTTGAAACAGGACGTTTAAAGTTGGCACAACTAGAGCAAGAACTAGAGAGAACTCGACAACAG CGTGCATATGGTGGTTTGCTAAATACAAACAACGGTCTATTATTATCTACTAACGTCAACCCAG GTATCGTTGCATTTGAAATGGCGTATGATTTGTGGGTTGCTGATCTGCAAAAAAAGAACAATGAACTTAAGGAGATATTGCAAAGTCATGTTAGCGAATTAGAGCTTCGTATATTTGTAGACAGTGGATTGAATCATTACTACGAGCTTTTTCGAATGAAAGCAAATGCTGCAAAAGCGGATGCGTTTTATTTGATGAACGGTTCGTGGAGAACCCCTATGGAAAGGTTTTTTCAATGGCTCGGAGGACCACGACCGTCTGAGCTCCTATAT ATGCTAATGCCACAACTTGAGCCGTTAACGGATGCACAACTCATGAGTATATCGATTATGAAACACTCTTGTAGACAAGCTGAGGACGCGTTGACTACAGGAATGGAAAAGCTTCAACAGACGTTAACACAAGGCATTACAATCGACATAACTGGAGCTGGAACTTACACTACGCAAATGACTTTAGCCATGGAGAGGCTCGAAGGAATCGAAAATTTCCTAAACCAG GCGGATCACCTACGAAAACAAGTGTTGATACAGATGGCTAAATGCTTAACCGCACATCAAGCTGCAAGAGGGTTGCTAGCGTTGGGTGAATATTTTGAACGTCTCCGAGCACTAAGTTCACTTTGGTCAGCTCGTTCTCGTGAACCCACAAGCTAG
- the LOC139898842 gene encoding uncharacterized protein, whose amino-acid sequence MFIVRSRNSIHGQNHKLFLHNSSSIFLHLLHNSSTNLQPHHFMVDYLINSLNFTKQEAITTSTKLFHLKSTKKPQSVIDFLKTHNLSQPQIKSIVISQPNILLRRVDKTLEPKFRVLSETGFSGSDILTVIKKDPNLLDRRVDTYIVPTINYMLRIMGTKENIVKAIERSPWPFYGKYFRVNVMLLQKYGFCRKDIERIILRNPRVVSQNRLRLESKLDQVEKEFGISPRSCVFSYGLSALCAMNESTLHKKFEMFRSFGWSDSDIEIIAKSQPLCFTISEERLSKMLSFFMEEVGYTSSRLATCGCVLKYSLEKRVKPRYQLFKVLRDEGVRVQEFHTIVYLSNINFMKNVVHRYKEDIPDHMYESFLKDVNGE is encoded by the coding sequence ATGTTCATTGTTCGTAGCAGAAACAGCATCCATGGCCAGAATCACAAACTATTTCTCCACAATTCATCTTCAATCTTCCTTCATCTCCTTCACAACTCATCCACTAATTTACAGCCTCATCATTTCATGGTCGATTACCTAATTAACTCACTCAATTTCACAAAACAAGAAGCCATAACAACTTCAACTAAATTATTCCACTTAAAATCCACCAAAAAGCCACAATCTGTCATCGATTTCCTCAAAACCCACAATTTATCACAACCCCAAATCAAATCCATTGTTATTTCACAACCCAATATCTTACTGAGAAGAGTTGATAAAACCCTAGAACCCAAATTTAGGGTTTTATCAGAAACAGGGTTTTCAGGTTCGGATATTTTAACTGTTATTAAAAAGGATCCTAATTTATTAGATAGACGCGTGGATACATATATTGTACCAACTATTAATTATATGTTAAGAATTATGGGTACTAAAGAAAACATTGTTAAAGCTATTGAGAGGTCACCTTGGCCTTTTTATGGGAAATATTTTAGGGTTAATGTAATGTTGTTACAAAAATATGGGTTTTGTAGGAAAGATATTGAAAGAATTATACTTAGGAACCCAAGAGTGGTTAGTCAAAATCGTCTTAGGTTAGAATCGAAGCTTGATCAAGTCGAAAAGGAATTTGGTATTTCACCTCGTTCGTGTGTGTTTTCGTATGGGTTGTCGGCTCTTTGTGCGATGAATGAGTCGACTTTACATAAAAAGTTTGAGATGTTTAGGAGTTTCGGGTGGTCTGATTCGGATATTGAGATTATTGCTAAGAGTCAACCGTTATGTTTTACTATTTCTGAAGAAAGGTTAAGTAAAATGTTGAGTTTTTTTATGGAAGAAGTTGGGTATACATCTTCGCGGTTAGCTACTTGTGGGTGTGTTTTGAAGTATAGTTTGGAGAAAAGGGTGAAACCGAGGTATCAATTGTTTAAGGTTTTAAGAGATGAAGGGGTGAGGGTTCAAGAGTTTCATACTATAGTGTATCTATCGAATATAAATTTCATGAAGAATGTTGTGCATCGTTATAAGGAAGATATACCTGATCATATGTATGAAAGTTTTCTCAAAGACGTAAACGGAGAGTAG